The Lates calcarifer isolate ASB-BC8 linkage group LG6, TLL_Latcal_v3, whole genome shotgun sequence genome includes a region encoding these proteins:
- the si:ch211-117c9.5 gene encoding sodium- and chloride-dependent creatine transporter 1, producing MSPELEENSQGEISLPQLEAGTLSEEESGGSARPLVPVPGAGPGCGDGGGAGPPQIQDGAAAGTGNGAVAVPAVERETWTRQMDFIMSCVGFAVGLGNVWRFPYLCYKNGGGVFLIPYLLIVFIGGIPVFFLEIALGQFMKQGGVSAWNIAPLFKGLGLASMVIVFFCNTYYIMILVWGLYFLFHSFTNPLPWATCGHLWNTPNCTQDFRRTCHNRSAVQLALPSSATPLSNLLPSTSPLNLSAQLVFNGSCVEAEGMRSPVIEFWERKVLRLSGGLHEPGDISYEMVLCLIATWIIVYFCMWKGVKSTGKVVYFTALFPYLVLVVLLAHGVTLPGALDGIVYYLKPDWSKLGEAQVWIDAGTQIFFSYAIGLGALTALGSYNRFHNNCYQDAFVLALINSGTSFFAGFVVFSVLGFMAAEQGVDISKVAESGPGLAFIAYPKAVTLMPLAPLWAALFFFMLLILGLDSQFVGVEGLITGIMDMLPPKSVLGSLRREVVAAICCVICFLIDMSMVTEGGMYVFQLFDYYSASGITLLWQAFWECVVIAWVYGADRFMDDVARMIGYQPLPYMKWCWSYITPFVCVGVFLFHVVNYKPLTYNTVYTYPLWGEALGWALALSSMLCIPLTVLYKLLRCKGSLRERWQHLTTPVWGRHHLEYLAPESEAKLLPPAGTKSTLLFESVI from the exons ATGTCACCTGAGTTGGAAGAGAACAGCCAAG GTGAAATCAGTCTCCCCCAGCTGGAGGCAGGGACCCTGTCCGAGGAGGAGAGCGGGGGGTCAGCTCGCCCCCTGGTGCCTGTGCCCGGTGCGGGCCCAGGGTGTGGTGATGGCGGAGGGGCTGGCCCACCACAGATCCAGGATGGGGCTGCAGCTGGGACTGGAAACGGGGCTGTAGCAGTACCAGCggtggagagagaaacctgGACCAGACAGATGGACTTTATCATGTCCTGCGTGGGTTTTGCCGTTGGCTTGGGCAACGTGTGGCGGTTCCCTTATCTCTGCTACAAAAACGGAGGAG GGGTTTTCCTAATCCCCTACTTGCTGATTGTGTTCATTGGGGGCATCCCAGTCTTCTTCCTGGAGATTGCATTGGGACAGTTCATGAAGCAAGGAGGGGTCTCTGCATGGAACATCGCTCCCCTCTTCAAAG gtCTGGGCCTGGCTTCAATGGTGATTGTGTTCTTCTGTAACACCTACTACATCATGATTCTGGTGTGGGGCCTCTACTTTCTCTTCCACTCCTTCACCAACCCGCTACCCTGGGCCACCTGTGGACATCTCTGGAACACCCCGAACTGTACACAGGACTTTCGGCGCACCTGCCACAACCGTAGTGCTGTCCAGCTTGCTCTGCCTTCATCTGCTACCCCCCTTTCCAACTTGCTCCCCTCTACATCTCCACTGAACCTGTCAGCCCAACTCGTCTTCAACGGCAGCTGCGTGGAGGCTGAGGGCATGCGCTCCCCGGTCATCGAGTTCTGGGA GCGTAAAGTGCTCCGTCTGTCTGGTGGGCTGCATGAGCCTGGCGACATCAGCTATGAGATGGTGCTATGTCTCATAGCCACCTGGATCATTGTTTACTTCTGCATGTGGAAAGGAGTTAAATCTACTGGCAAG gTTGTGTACTTCACAGCTCTGTTCCCCTACCTGGTTCTGGTCGTTCTTCTTGCCCACGGAGTCACTTTACCTGGAGCTTTAGATGGAATTGTTTACTACCTGAAACCAGATTGGTCCAAACTTGGTGAAGCACAG GTGTGGATTGATGCCGGCACTCAGATTTTCTTCTCCTATGCCATTGGACTGGGTGCCTTGACTGCACTGGGCAGCTACAACCGCTTCCATAACAACTGTTACCA GGATGCATTCGTGCTGGCCCTCATTAACAGTGGAACCAGTTTCTTTGCTGGCTTTGTGGTGTTCTCTGTGCTGGGCTTCATGGCTGCAGAGCAAGGCGTGGACATCAGTAAGGTAGCTGAGAGTG GTCCAGGCCTGGCCTTTATAGCCTACCCCAAGGCTGTGACTCTGATGCCTCTGGCGCCACTGTGGGCAGCACTTTTCTTCTTTATGTTGCTCATACTGGGCTTGGACAGCCAG TTTGTAGGGGTTGAGGGTTTGATAACGGGAATCATGGACATGCTACCCCCTAAATCTGTCCTGGGCTCCCTGCGGCGAGAGGTGGTAGCCGCCATCTGCTGCGTCATCTGCTTCCTCATCGACATGTCAATGGTCACAGAG ggAGGGATGTATGTCTTCCAGCTGTTTGACTACTACTCTGCCAGTGGCATCACTCTGCTGTGGCAGGCCTTCTGGGAGTGTGTGGTGATTGCATGGGTCTATG GCGCAGACCGTTTCATGGACGACGTGGCTCGTATGATCGGTTATCAGCCCCTGCCCTACATGAAGTGGTGCTGGTCCTACATCACGCCTTTTGTCTGTGTG GGAGTTTTCTTGTTCCACGTGGTGAACTACAAGCCCCTGACCTACAACACAGTGTACACATACCCGTTGTGGGGTGAAGCGCTTGGCTGGGCACTGGCTTTGTCCTCCATGCTCTGCATCCCTCTCACTGTTCTCTACAAACTACTGCGCTGCAAAGGATCTTTGCGGGAG cGGTGGCAGCACCTAACCACCCCAGTTTGGGGCAGACATCACCTGGAGTACCTGGCGCCGGAGAGCGAGGCCAAGCTGTTGCCCCCTGCGGGAACCAAGAGTACGCTTCTCTTTGAGAGTGTGATCTGA